The following coding sequences lie in one Psychrobacter arenosus genomic window:
- a CDS encoding J domain-containing protein: MEDCWELLGIAPTADTTAIKKAYAKQLKVNKPDKNPAGFRDLRAAYERALDESYWYEADEDEEENEEEGTADEVIEATSFLANTAAEHSTSPLPNGADARIEGDTSYQTVSHANTSTTVAPADGDGVDIMDYAVDEAADIEEDSFAKDSFEAANLADFESDESFTASFFTSSAWTSEWQKIAEATETDASQRDQRLQTLLHTQIHTPRSLDEQNDFEEALLVWLAEQPPVFTGSYQLAKTHFRWDRRLEHWSRNDYPWFMLESLDERYQHVTYFQTPTAFREFLTRHFPTVASYWPLEDLKAIDSKEAGQPVNSDIEPIKLKRSQVFRQLFFPFRVIELAQELTAIDTELDYYSHDHPAAHALALYEANNPGLTPRYWQHDSPLTDFKAWILRRFIYPQDFILIGVMVAVVVGILSLLSAQPRQNFYNDGWGVFAVVSLYYLFWQAQLRLFASPHGLVSYEPWHTGWRNASIALFIMGYISWLDISNLNPLAMPTSPVYFLTHIAGASLLLAITTRQPNKVVTAVSWYAGLLLLVLTVLVPLLVLKVGEPPYTNIDTLPISPLFWILLAAPAWLISLGDTYPRLEWLANLGYQLLKVWHYLMLVGGFILFTYCADILPKIHFGFTALTIMAIALIMAFSMAVILEPFSDH; the protein is encoded by the coding sequence ATGGAAGACTGTTGGGAGCTTTTGGGCATTGCCCCCACTGCCGATACGACGGCTATCAAAAAAGCCTATGCCAAGCAGCTTAAGGTTAATAAACCGGATAAAAATCCTGCAGGGTTTCGGGATTTGCGCGCGGCGTATGAGCGTGCTTTAGACGAGAGCTATTGGTATGAAGCCGATGAGGATGAGGAGGAGAATGAGGAGGAAGGCACAGCAGACGAGGTTATAGAAGCGACGTCTTTCTTAGCAAATACTGCAGCAGAACATTCAACTAGCCCGTTACCAAATGGGGCGGATGCTCGGATTGAAGGCGATACGTCTTATCAGACCGTTAGTCACGCTAATACCAGCACTACAGTAGCTCCAGCTGACGGAGATGGCGTAGATATAATGGACTATGCTGTAGATGAAGCAGCTGATATTGAAGAAGACAGTTTTGCAAAAGACAGTTTTGAAGCAGCTAATTTAGCAGACTTTGAGTCCGACGAAAGCTTTACAGCGTCGTTTTTTACCTCCTCAGCGTGGACTAGCGAGTGGCAGAAGATTGCTGAGGCTACTGAGACTGACGCTAGCCAGCGCGATCAACGTTTACAGACGCTATTGCACACCCAAATCCATACGCCGCGCTCGCTAGATGAGCAAAATGATTTTGAAGAGGCGCTGTTAGTTTGGCTAGCTGAGCAGCCGCCTGTATTTACCGGCAGCTATCAATTGGCAAAGACCCATTTCCGTTGGGACAGACGTTTGGAGCATTGGTCACGCAATGACTACCCTTGGTTTATGCTCGAATCCTTGGACGAGCGCTATCAGCACGTTACTTATTTTCAAACCCCCACAGCTTTTCGTGAGTTTCTAACCCGGCATTTTCCTACGGTAGCGAGCTATTGGCCTTTAGAAGACTTAAAAGCTATAGACAGCAAAGAAGCAGGCCAGCCTGTTAATAGCGATATCGAGCCGATTAAGCTAAAGCGCAGCCAGGTTTTTAGACAGCTGTTTTTTCCGTTTCGAGTAATTGAGTTAGCGCAAGAGTTGACGGCAATAGACACAGAGCTTGACTATTATAGTCACGACCACCCTGCCGCTCATGCTCTAGCTTTATATGAGGCAAATAATCCGGGATTGACCCCGCGTTATTGGCAGCATGACTCGCCGTTAACTGATTTTAAAGCTTGGATATTACGGCGTTTTATTTATCCGCAAGATTTTATTTTAATCGGAGTGATGGTAGCGGTTGTCGTAGGTATCTTGTCCTTACTCTCTGCGCAGCCCAGGCAAAATTTTTATAATGATGGGTGGGGCGTCTTCGCTGTAGTGTCGCTATATTATTTATTCTGGCAAGCACAATTGCGCTTATTTGCCTCCCCTCATGGCTTGGTGTCATATGAGCCTTGGCATACGGGATGGCGCAATGCCAGTATTGCTTTATTTATCATGGGCTATATCAGCTGGCTAGACATCTCTAATCTAAACCCTTTGGCCATGCCGACTTCACCAGTATACTTTTTGACCCATATCGCGGGAGCTAGCTTATTGCTAGCTATTACCACGCGGCAACCTAATAAGGTGGTCACTGCCGTTTCTTGGTATGCTGGCTTGCTATTATTGGTGCTGACTGTACTTGTGCCACTGCTCGTACTAAAAGTCGGGGAGCCTCCTTATACCAATATCGACACCTTGCCCATCAGTCCGCTTTTTTGGATATTGCTGGCGGCTCCCGCTTGGTTGATTAGCTTGGGCGACACGTATCCGCGCCTAGAGTGGTTGGCTAATCTTGGCTACCAACTGCTTAAGGTTTGGCATTATCTCATGTTGGTTGGTGGCTTTATTTTATTTACTTACTGTGCCGATATTTTACCTAAAATCCACTTTGGTTTTACGGCGCTGACTATCATGGCGATTGCGCTTATTATGGCCTTTAGCATGGCGGTTATTTTAGAGCCTTTTTCTGATCATTGA
- a CDS encoding LOG family protein, protein MRNTSGENMPSAANNPQDNYNSNYKVLTGTDLKNMATAVDKSDITQPLVAVYCGSRSGNNSVYEQAAHELGKALAENGLGLVYGGASIGLMGAVADEAINNGAQAVGVIPTFMLKHEIAHQGLTKLHLTDTMHTRKSIMAEYADAFVTLPGGLGTLEEIMEIATWRQLYQHEKPMIIMNINGYYDRMIEHLRYTAEQGFMTEEDFERLIVCNTVAEAVEMLHHVVRIEDKLDTDRL, encoded by the coding sequence ATGAGAAACACATCTGGCGAAAATATGCCAAGCGCAGCTAATAATCCACAAGATAACTATAATTCTAACTATAAAGTACTGACCGGCACAGACCTAAAAAACATGGCGACTGCCGTAGATAAATCAGACATCACCCAGCCTCTAGTGGCCGTTTATTGCGGCTCCCGCTCAGGTAATAATTCCGTCTATGAACAGGCGGCTCATGAGTTAGGTAAGGCACTCGCCGAAAACGGTTTGGGCTTAGTCTATGGTGGCGCTAGTATCGGATTAATGGGTGCTGTAGCCGACGAAGCTATTAATAATGGCGCGCAAGCGGTTGGCGTAATCCCGACCTTTATGCTCAAGCACGAAATTGCTCATCAAGGCTTAACCAAGTTGCATTTGACCGATACAATGCACACGCGCAAGTCCATTATGGCGGAATATGCCGATGCCTTTGTGACGCTGCCAGGGGGCTTGGGCACGCTAGAAGAAATCATGGAAATTGCGACATGGCGTCAGCTGTATCAACACGAAAAGCCGATGATTATTATGAATATCAATGGCTACTATGACCGTATGATTGAGCACTTGCGCTACACCGCAGAGCAGGGCTTTATGACGGAAGAAGACTTTGAGCGCCTGATTGTTTGCAATACAGTAGCCGAGGCGGTTGAGATGCTGCATCATGTGGTCAGGATTGAAGATAAGCTCGATACAGACAGATTATAG
- a CDS encoding FAD-dependent oxidoreductase, whose product MKKLNNTDSVSAATRVGIIGGGTAGSTIAIRLAELGVETYLFERSASLIDGPPMCHLHAGGNLYREIPDEDCVALLEQCIDILRLYPYTIDVRPTVFAVPTHDDGTPQDLLPRLEILTDAYRALIERDPANKVLGEPDDYYQLYDRTTLEALAKLPQKKVPQTTDEWMIPIAKFLDLDKVQFPIIVAQEYGWNIFRLSASATLALADKPCAHVHTNSTVLQVLPASTDASATGAPKWRIDYQINAKPQEADNTTTVKEVAIVKETGANEAVIMDASPSEIKNALETKEALETQSVEVDYLINACGFRTGIIDDMVGVDSERMVEFKSSYVTYWDLDGAQIPEIIIYGERGTPHGMAQLTPYPDGFFQIHGMSKDITLFKDGLVASSDNSSQPSLPHKYVEYIEEGWDPFALKARSQRAIEFVAQYLPSFKSAVTIGNALYGGQQIPGKDDTLRVADVSLYDDKRYARAENVKASSALLAADEIVATLIKLGLLTAATEGEERRHAHDWPYLDRVTSANVDEVAQTLAKQRHFPTPMGKVNHGIAGKQASGAVDGLAAQEALASANIDSQTSDTQAVG is encoded by the coding sequence ATGAAAAAATTAAATAATACAGACTCAGTCTCTGCGGCTACTCGCGTAGGGATTATTGGGGGCGGTACTGCAGGCTCTACTATTGCTATTCGCTTGGCGGAATTGGGCGTGGAAACCTATTTGTTTGAGCGCAGTGCCAGTCTTATCGATGGACCGCCGATGTGCCATTTGCATGCTGGCGGCAACTTGTACCGTGAGATTCCCGATGAAGATTGCGTCGCGCTGCTCGAGCAGTGTATCGATATTCTGCGCCTGTATCCTTATACCATTGATGTGCGCCCGACTGTGTTTGCTGTACCAACCCATGATGACGGGACACCGCAAGACTTACTGCCCCGTTTGGAGATTTTGACCGATGCTTACCGTGCTCTGATTGAACGCGATCCGGCCAATAAAGTGCTAGGCGAGCCTGACGATTATTATCAATTGTATGATCGCACCACCTTAGAGGCATTGGCCAAGCTGCCGCAAAAGAAAGTGCCGCAGACGACAGACGAGTGGATGATTCCGATAGCGAAGTTTCTGGACTTAGATAAAGTCCAGTTTCCTATCATCGTGGCGCAAGAATATGGTTGGAATATCTTCCGTTTATCTGCCTCTGCGACCTTAGCGTTAGCCGATAAGCCCTGTGCGCATGTGCATACCAATAGCACGGTGTTACAAGTCTTGCCCGCCTCGACAGATGCGTCAGCAACAGGGGCACCAAAATGGCGCATTGATTATCAAATTAATGCCAAACCACAAGAAGCAGACAATACTACTACTGTAAAAGAAGTTGCGATCGTAAAAGAAACTGGGGCTAATGAAGCCGTTATCATGGACGCCAGTCCTAGTGAGATAAAGAACGCTCTAGAGACTAAAGAAGCTCTAGAAACACAAAGTGTAGAAGTCGATTATTTGATTAATGCTTGCGGTTTCCGTACCGGTATTATCGATGATATGGTCGGCGTGGATAGCGAGCGTATGGTGGAGTTTAAATCCTCTTATGTGACCTATTGGGACTTAGATGGTGCACAAATCCCTGAGATTATTATCTATGGCGAGCGCGGTACCCCTCACGGTATGGCGCAATTAACCCCTTATCCTGATGGCTTTTTTCAAATCCACGGTATGAGTAAAGACATCACGTTATTTAAAGATGGCTTAGTGGCCTCGTCCGATAACAGCTCGCAACCCAGCCTGCCACATAAATATGTGGAATATATCGAAGAAGGTTGGGATCCTTTTGCGTTAAAAGCCCGCAGTCAGCGCGCCATCGAGTTTGTTGCGCAGTATTTACCTAGCTTTAAAAGTGCCGTTACTATTGGCAATGCCCTCTATGGCGGACAGCAAATTCCGGGTAAAGACGACACCCTGCGCGTCGCCGATGTTAGTCTTTATGATGACAAACGCTATGCACGCGCCGAAAACGTTAAAGCCTCTTCTGCCCTACTCGCCGCTGATGAAATCGTAGCTACCTTGATTAAATTGGGCTTGCTCACAGCTGCTACAGAGGGCGAAGAGCGACGTCATGCTCATGACTGGCCATATCTAGATAGGGTGACGAGTGCCAATGTTGATGAGGTTGCACAAACCTTGGCGAAGCAGCGCCATTTCCCTACTCCTATGGGTAAAGTAAATCATGGTATTGCGGGCAAACAAGCTAGCGGTGCGGTTGATGGGTTAGCGGCTCAAGAGGCGTTAGCGTCCGCAAACATTGATTCACAAACCTCAGACACGCAAGCAGTAGGCTAA
- a CDS encoding YceI family protein, with the protein MKYMTKTSAVVGLLLAATLPLSAMAASGPALPQHWELDLAHTRIGFAVEHLGYSTTMGRFKQAEGAVHYDIKKPNETTMRFAVDTASIDTGWEARDEHLRNKDFFNSEKYPTMTFVSTDVTFINPQQAKVTGDFTLLGKTKPLTLDVTLRKIAESPMTKEPVIGFRATGTIDRSAYGMTTFAKMITNEVPIQIDGELTYIKMH; encoded by the coding sequence ATGAAATATATGACGAAAACTTCAGCCGTTGTTGGTCTTTTGCTGGCAGCCACATTGCCTTTGTCCGCTATGGCCGCTAGCGGTCCTGCTCTACCACAACATTGGGAGTTAGACTTAGCTCATACGCGCATCGGTTTCGCCGTTGAGCATTTAGGCTACTCCACTACGATGGGACGCTTTAAACAAGCGGAAGGCGCCGTGCACTACGATATTAAAAAACCCAATGAAACCACGATGCGTTTTGCCGTTGATACGGCCAGTATTGATACCGGTTGGGAAGCTCGCGATGAGCATTTACGTAATAAAGATTTTTTTAATAGCGAAAAGTATCCCACGATGACCTTCGTTTCTACCGACGTCACCTTTATTAACCCCCAGCAAGCAAAAGTAACGGGCGACTTCACGCTATTGGGTAAAACCAAACCTTTAACCTTAGACGTGACTTTAAGAAAAATCGCTGAGAGTCCAATGACCAAAGAGCCAGTGATTGGCTTTCGCGCCACCGGAACCATTGACCGCAGCGCCTACGGCATGACCACTTTCGCTAAGATGATTACCAATGAAGTGCCTATCCAAATTGATGGCGAGCTGACTTATATTAAAATGCACTAA
- a CDS encoding COG4315 family predicted lipoprotein has product MKRMLILSALTGVLAVTGCSTLKDAVGQDTSGMHETHSTNANTAPVTSKNGVLVDSANHMTLYTYDKDSMNKSDCGKVCLVAWPAFMAPSDAKASGKFAPFKREDGKYQWAMNGKPLYFYANDTKAGDKNGDDKFDVWHVVPAN; this is encoded by the coding sequence ATGAAACGGATGCTTATCTTATCGGCCTTAACCGGCGTATTGGCTGTGACAGGTTGCTCAACCTTAAAAGATGCGGTTGGCCAAGATACTTCAGGAATGCACGAAACCCACAGTACCAATGCAAATACCGCTCCAGTGACTAGTAAAAATGGGGTTTTGGTAGATTCAGCGAATCATATGACGCTCTATACCTATGACAAAGATTCTATGAATAAGTCAGACTGCGGCAAGGTGTGTTTGGTCGCTTGGCCTGCCTTTATGGCCCCCAGCGATGCCAAAGCTTCTGGTAAATTTGCCCCATTCAAGCGCGAAGATGGCAAATATCAGTGGGCGATGAATGGTAAGCCTTTATATTTCTACGCCAATGATACCAAAGCGGGCGATAAAAATGGCGATGACAAGTTCGACGTTTGGCATGTAGTGCCAGCTAACTAA
- a CDS encoding type B 50S ribosomal protein L31, whose amino-acid sequence MRKDIHPNYQEVLFHDTNADVFFLTRSTVKTKTTREYEGTEYPYYPLDISSASHPFYTGEQRKSSTEGRVASFNKRFAAFGGRSKKAATDSAE is encoded by the coding sequence ATGCGTAAAGATATCCATCCTAACTACCAAGAAGTATTATTCCACGACACGAATGCTGACGTATTTTTCTTAACTCGTTCAACGGTTAAGACTAAAACAACTCGTGAATACGAAGGTACTGAATACCCGTACTACCCACTTGATATTTCAAGCGCTTCACATCCTTTCTATACTGGCGAACAACGTAAGTCTTCTACTGAAGGCCGTGTTGCTAGCTTCAACAAACGCTTTGCAGCGTTTGGTGGCCGTAGCAAAAAAGCTGCTACTGATTCTGCAGAGTAA
- a CDS encoding SGNH/GDSL hydrolase family protein: MPTTNPVTPMQLKDLLFIPLYIHQGKQMKRTAMRLPEATGERHGSVMLNGAATKAIDRTLNLMIVGDSAAAGVGTDTQEQALGGQLVANLQASAVLQAQFSQIDWALHATSGHTSFDSLRRLYLLKPPATPVDIMIVNVGVNDTTKGVSPKRWRMQIEEIIAVAKRKFGAKHIIFPCLPPMAQMPALPKPLNGFMGAKAAGLDKSLQRVCEQYDEVTYAPIDFTQADFDAKEMFASDGLHPNTKAYAYWATELAAQIEKLI; the protein is encoded by the coding sequence TTGCCTACAACTAACCCAGTGACCCCTATGCAACTAAAAGACCTCTTATTTATCCCGCTGTACATCCATCAAGGCAAACAAATGAAACGCACAGCGATGCGTCTTCCGGAAGCGACGGGAGAACGTCATGGCAGCGTCATGCTTAATGGTGCTGCAACTAAAGCTATCGATAGAACTCTCAACCTAATGATCGTTGGTGACTCAGCGGCAGCCGGTGTTGGTACCGATACCCAGGAGCAAGCGCTTGGCGGTCAACTGGTTGCTAACTTACAAGCGTCAGCTGTGTTACAAGCTCAATTTTCACAGATTGATTGGGCACTGCACGCGACTTCAGGCCATACGAGTTTTGATAGTCTGCGTCGTTTGTATTTGCTAAAACCGCCTGCTACGCCTGTCGATATTATGATCGTCAACGTCGGCGTGAATGACACCACCAAAGGCGTTTCGCCAAAACGCTGGCGCATGCAAATAGAAGAAATCATTGCGGTCGCCAAACGTAAATTTGGTGCCAAACATATTATTTTCCCTTGCTTGCCTCCAATGGCACAAATGCCTGCGCTACCGAAACCTTTAAATGGGTTTATGGGCGCTAAAGCCGCTGGTCTCGATAAATCTTTGCAGCGCGTTTGCGAGCAATATGATGAGGTTACCTATGCGCCTATCGACTTTACCCAAGCGGATTTTGATGCCAAAGAAATGTTTGCCTCTGACGGCCTACACCCTAATACTAAAGCCTATGCTTACTGGGCTACTGAGCTAGCCGCGCAAATAGAAAAACTGATTTAG
- a CDS encoding DUF433 domain-containing protein, which translates to MTPFQKYLSIDPNVRFGKPIITGIRISVYDVLSWLAEGMTHAQIIEDFPELTESQILACLAYAADKEQHFAVMTQ; encoded by the coding sequence ATGACGCCCTTCCAAAAGTATCTGTCTATCGACCCGAATGTCCGTTTTGGCAAACCGATCATTACAGGCATACGCATCAGTGTCTATGACGTGCTCAGTTGGTTAGCAGAGGGTATGACTCATGCCCAAATTATCGAAGATTTTCCTGAATTAACTGAGTCACAAATCCTTGCCTGTCTAGCTTATGCAGCGGATAAAGAACAACACTTCGCTGTGATGACGCAGTGA
- a CDS encoding nicotinate phosphoribosyltransferase, translating into MFTSNFDNLILNSDSYKTSHWLQYPPGSEYMSSYVEARRGDYDVIFFGLQAYIKEYLDKPITTAHIDEAEMVIKAHGLPFNRSGWERLVEKHGGYLPVRIQAVPEGTKVPVSNVVCQIVNTDPEFYWLPSYLETSLLRAIWYPSTVASLSYYCKTIIKAALEKTADSTAGLPFKLHDFGARGASSMETVALGSLAHLVNFSGTDSLTALVAASRWYGMDKDMPAFSIPAAEHSTMTAWGRENEEAAFANMLEQFGGKGNTVAVVSDSYDLWNAIDNIWGDALKEDVKNMGGTLVIRPDSGDPAKVVREALERLAVKFGTTINSKGYKVLPDYVRLIQGDGINPQSLGKILDTIIKAGFSAENVTFGMGGGLLQQVTRDTMSWAMKASAVSIHGEWKEIFKDPITSRSKRSKKGRLALVQDNNGKLNTVKEETLADASGNLLRDVFVDGKLLVEDNLTTIRERTGW; encoded by the coding sequence ATGTTTACCAGCAATTTTGACAATTTAATCTTAAATTCAGACAGCTATAAGACCTCACATTGGCTGCAGTATCCGCCGGGCAGTGAGTATATGTCGAGCTATGTTGAAGCGCGTCGTGGTGACTACGATGTGATATTTTTTGGGCTACAAGCCTATATCAAAGAGTATCTTGATAAGCCCATTACTACCGCGCACATTGATGAAGCTGAAATGGTCATTAAGGCGCACGGCCTGCCGTTTAACCGTTCTGGTTGGGAACGTTTGGTTGAGAAGCATGGCGGTTATCTGCCGGTACGTATTCAGGCGGTACCCGAAGGCACGAAAGTACCCGTCTCCAATGTGGTCTGCCAGATTGTGAATACCGATCCTGAGTTTTATTGGCTACCAAGTTACCTTGAGACTTCCTTATTGCGGGCGATTTGGTACCCGTCTACAGTAGCGAGCTTATCGTATTACTGTAAGACCATTATCAAAGCCGCATTAGAAAAGACCGCTGATAGTACCGCAGGCCTTCCATTTAAGCTGCATGACTTTGGTGCGCGTGGTGCCTCTAGTATGGAAACGGTAGCCTTGGGCAGCTTGGCGCATTTGGTCAACTTCTCGGGTACGGACAGCTTGACCGCTTTGGTCGCCGCCAGTCGTTGGTATGGGATGGATAAAGACATGCCCGCCTTCTCAATTCCTGCGGCTGAGCACAGCACGATGACCGCTTGGGGTCGTGAAAATGAGGAAGCGGCTTTTGCTAATATGCTCGAGCAGTTTGGGGGTAAAGGCAATACGGTAGCGGTAGTTTCGGACAGCTATGACCTCTGGAATGCTATCGATAATATCTGGGGCGACGCGCTAAAAGAAGATGTGAAAAATATGGGCGGTACTTTGGTGATTCGTCCCGATAGTGGTGACCCTGCAAAGGTCGTGCGTGAGGCGTTAGAACGTCTGGCAGTGAAGTTTGGTACCACCATCAATAGCAAAGGCTACAAGGTGTTGCCGGACTATGTGCGTCTCATCCAAGGCGATGGTATCAATCCACAGAGCTTAGGTAAAATCCTAGATACCATTATTAAGGCGGGCTTTAGCGCTGAAAACGTCACTTTTGGTATGGGTGGCGGTCTGCTACAGCAGGTTACCCGCGATACGATGAGTTGGGCAATGAAAGCGAGTGCGGTAAGTATCCATGGTGAGTGGAAAGAAATCTTTAAAGACCCGATTACCAGTCGCTCGAAACGTTCTAAAAAAGGTCGTCTAGCCTTGGTACAAGACAATAATGGAAAGCTTAACACGGTCAAAGAAGAGACCTTAGCGGATGCGAGTGGCAACTTGCTACGCGATGTCTTCGTCGATGGTAAGCTGTTGGTTGAGGATAACTTAACCACAATTCGTGAGCGTACGGGTTGGTAG
- a CDS encoding bifunctional nicotinamide-nucleotide adenylyltransferase/Nudix hydroxylase — MSTLPEHSPVGADKQPANKQDDARHFEYLVFIGRFQPFHLGHKAVIDEALKRADKVIMLIGSANLPRSLRNPFSVAERAQMIKGAYSEADAARIHCVGLDDALYNDTRWLQYVQAGVKSVTGDLNADIGLIGHSKDSSSYYLSLFPNWAAVSVPNYENLSATPIREGYLMGATPTLERTPDSTRQVLEDFKKTEEYNQLQEEAWFVDNYKKQWENTPYPPTFMTADAVVVQSGHILLVERRGMPGRGLWALPGGFIDQKETLLDACVRELREETRLKVPEPVLRGSRHSQHTFDDPYRSSRGRTITQAFYFQLKNDAGGLPKVKGGDDATQAFWLPLAELEAEKMFEDHYAIICKMVGL, encoded by the coding sequence ATGAGTACATTGCCTGAGCACAGCCCAGTGGGGGCGGATAAGCAGCCTGCTAATAAGCAAGACGATGCTCGTCATTTTGAGTATTTGGTGTTTATCGGTCGCTTTCAGCCGTTTCATTTGGGCCATAAGGCAGTCATCGATGAGGCGCTAAAGCGAGCGGATAAAGTCATCATGCTGATTGGCTCAGCGAATTTGCCGCGCAGTTTGCGCAACCCTTTTTCGGTAGCTGAGCGTGCGCAGATGATCAAAGGCGCCTACTCAGAGGCAGATGCCGCCCGTATTCATTGTGTAGGATTGGATGATGCGCTGTATAACGACACGCGTTGGTTGCAGTATGTGCAAGCAGGTGTGAAATCGGTCACTGGGGATTTGAACGCTGATATCGGGCTGATTGGTCACTCAAAAGACAGCTCATCGTATTATCTGTCGCTGTTCCCAAATTGGGCGGCAGTGTCAGTGCCTAATTATGAGAATCTATCGGCGACCCCAATTCGCGAAGGTTATTTGATGGGCGCCACGCCAACGTTGGAGCGTACGCCCGATTCGACCCGCCAAGTGCTGGAGGACTTCAAAAAGACCGAGGAATATAACCAACTGCAAGAAGAAGCTTGGTTTGTCGATAACTATAAAAAACAATGGGAAAACACCCCTTACCCGCCGACCTTTATGACTGCTGATGCGGTGGTTGTGCAGTCTGGTCATATCTTATTGGTCGAGCGTCGTGGCATGCCCGGCCGTGGCTTATGGGCGTTACCAGGCGGCTTTATTGATCAAAAAGAGACCTTGCTCGATGCTTGCGTCCGTGAACTGCGTGAAGAGACCCGTCTCAAAGTGCCGGAGCCGGTACTGCGCGGTTCGCGACACAGCCAGCATACCTTTGATGATCCGTACCGCTCTTCTCGCGGTCGTACTATTACCCAAGCGTTTTATTTTCAGCTAAAAAATGACGCTGGTGGCCTACCGAAAGTCAAAGGTGGTGATGATGCGACCCAAGCGTTTTGGTTACCGCTCGCCGAATTAGAGGCTGAAAAGATGTTTGAAGACCATTACGCGATTATTTGTAAGATGGTGGGCTTGTAG
- a CDS encoding LysE family translocator codes for MFGIQNFEAFLAASIMLNLIPGPDTFYILGRSLSQGRMTGIASALGVSGGAVCHTLAAAIGLSALITASPTAFWMVKLLGAAYLVYLGVQMIKHSKVAFHSVATGASRQFFSVFKQGVLTNALNPKVALFFLAFLPQFIDANTGSPFFSFIILGMTFVVTSTVWGFCLAFLSSTISQKLRKNSKCLEYLNKMTGTLLIGLGIRLALDKS; via the coding sequence ATGTTCGGTATTCAAAATTTTGAAGCTTTTTTAGCCGCCAGTATTATGCTCAATCTCATACCGGGTCCGGATACCTTTTATATTCTAGGTCGAAGTTTATCGCAGGGACGCATGACAGGGATTGCCTCTGCGCTCGGGGTATCTGGTGGTGCGGTTTGTCATACTTTGGCTGCTGCCATTGGTTTATCTGCCCTAATTACTGCCTCACCCACGGCGTTCTGGATGGTGAAATTGTTGGGCGCGGCATACTTGGTGTACTTAGGTGTGCAGATGATTAAGCACAGTAAAGTCGCCTTTCATAGCGTCGCTACAGGCGCCAGTCGCCAGTTCTTCTCTGTGTTTAAACAAGGGGTATTAACCAATGCTCTAAATCCTAAGGTAGCTTTATTCTTTTTAGCCTTTTTGCCTCAATTCATTGATGCCAACACCGGCTCGCCCTTTTTCAGCTTTATCATCCTGGGTATGACGTTTGTAGTGACCAGCACCGTATGGGGGTTTTGCTTAGCTTTCTTATCGTCAACTATTAGTCAAAAACTCAGAAAAAACTCCAAGTGTCTTGAGTACCTCAATAAGATGACCGGTACTCTATTGATTGGCTTAGGGATTCGCTTGGCTTTGGATAAGTCGTAG